The Streptomyces sp. NBC_00576 genome contains the following window.
TCGCGTCGAGGGGCAGGCCTTCGCCGTCGATCGAGTGGCGCTGGTAGGCCTTGAGGTAGAGGTCGAAGGTGGCGCCGAGGCCGGCGTAGGCGCGGTTGACGGTGGCGTCCTGGCCGGGCTCCGAGCCTTCGGCGCGCACCTTCTTCCCGGGCAGGGTGGTGCGGTGCTCGGCGTCGTAGATCGTCCGCAGCGGCTGGTCGGAGGGCGCCTTCGCGGCCGGGGCGGTGGCCAGGCGGAACTCGGTGGTGAGGCGGCGCTCGGTTCGTTTCTGGGCGTCGAGCACCAGGGTGTGCAGTGCGGGGCCGGAGAGGGCCGGGTCCTCGTGACGGGCCAGCTTGTCGAGGATGTGCGGTGGGACGATCGTGCAGAAGACGGGCTCAGAGCCCCCGTTTGTCGTCATGCCCGGCACCCTTGCACCGCGTCATAGGACTGTCACTACCCGCAACCATGATTGGTGAAATACCGGGACAAGGGGCCCAGCGGATAGTGACGGAGTGGTATGGGCTGAGTTACCGCGAGTGGGATGGCGCACTTTTTACCCCTTTTGCCCTCGGCCTCTCGCATACTGGCAGTCCCGCATAGTGATACAGGCCCGCGCCCCCGGCGCGGCTCGGCTAGCATGCTTCGCATCATGCGTTTCGGGCTGCTCCTCCTTAGCTGCCGCGGCGAGGGCCTGTAAGTAGAGGCCGACCCCCTCCCCGCGGAGTCTGGCGTTGCGCCGTCGGCCGTCCTTCAGGACACCACGAGGAGCCCACGCATCATGGCAACCAGCCACAGCCGCGCCAATCGCCAGCAGCCCACTTCCATGCCGATCCACAAGTACGGCCGGTACGAGCAGGTCGACATCTCCGACCGCACCTGGCCCGGAAACCGGATCACCGTCGCCCCCCGCTGGCTCTCCACGGACCTGCGTGACGGCAACCAGTCCCTGATCGACCCCATGTCTCCCGCCCGCAAGCGCTCGATGTTCGACCTGCTGGTGAAGATGGGCTACAAGGAGATCGAGGTCGGCTTCCCGGCCTCCGGACAGACGGACTTCGACTTCGTACGCTCGATCGTCGAGGAGCCGGGCGCGATCCCGGACGACGTCACCATCTCCGTACTGACCCAGGCCCGCGAGGACCTGATCGAGCGGACCGTCGAGTCCCTGAAGGGCGCCAAGCGCGCCACGGTCCACCTGTACAACGCGACCGCCCCCGTCTTCCGCCGGGTCGTCTTCCGCGGCTCCAAGGACGACATCAAGCAGATCGCCGTCGACGGCACCCGGCTGGTCATGGAGTACGCCGAGAAGCACCTGGGCCCCGAGACGGAGTTCGGCTACCAGTACAGCCCCGAGATCTTCACCGACACCGAGCTGGACTTCGCGCTGGAGGTCTGTGAGGCGGTCATGGACGTCTGGCAGCCCGGCCCGGGCCGCGAGATCATCCTCAACCTGCCTGCCACGGTGGAGCGTTCGACCCCGTCGACGCACGCGGACCGCTTCGAGTGGATGGGCCGCAACCTGACCCGCCGCGAGCACGTCGTCCTGTCGATCCACCCCCACAACGACCGCGGCACGGCCGTCGCCGCCGCCGAACTGGCGCTGATGGCCGGCGCCGACCGCGTCGAGGGCTGTCTGTTCGGCCAGGGCGAGCGCACCGGCAACGTCGACCTGGTCACCCTGGGCATGAACCTGTTCTCGCAGGGCGTCGACCCGCAGATCGACTTCTCCGACATCGACGAGATCCGTCGTACGTGGGAGTACTGCAACCAGATGGAGGTCCACCCGCGCCACCCGTACGTGGGCGACCTGGTCTACACGTCCTTCTCCGGCTCCCACCAGGACGCCATCAAGAAGGGCTTCGACGCCATGGAGGCCGACGCGGCCGCGAAGGGCGTCACCGTCGACGACATCGAGTGGGCGGTCCCGTACCTGCCGATCGACCCGAAGGACGTCGGCCGGTCCTACGAAGCCGTGATCCGGGTCAACTCCCAGTCCGGCAAGGGCGGAATCGCGTACGTCCTGAAGAACGACCACAAGCTGGACCTGCCGCGCCGGATGCAGATCGAGTTCTCGAAGCTGATCCAGGCGAAGACGGACGCCGAGGGCGGCGAGGTCACGCCGAAGGACATCTGGGCGGCCTTCCGGGACGAGTACCTGCCGAACCCCGAGAACCCGTGGGGCCGGATCCAGGTCAGCACCGGCCAGTCGACCACCGACAAGGACGGCGTGGACACCCTCACCGTCGAGGCCGAGGTCGACGGTGTCGAGACCACCCTGGTGGGCACCGGCAACGGCCCGATCTCGGCGTTCTTCCACGCCCTGCAGGGTCTGGACATCGACGCCCGGCTGCTGGACTACACCGAGCACACGATGAGCGAGGGCGCCTCCGCGCAGGCCGCCTCCTACATCGAGGTCGCCATCGGCGACAAGGTCCTGTGGGGCATCGGCATCGACGCCAACACGACCCGCGCCTCGCTGAAGGCGGTCGTCTCCGCCGTCAACCGCGCGGGCCGCTGACTCACCCGACCGGTTGGTTTCACGCCCCGTCCGCCCACTGTGGGCGGACGGGGTCGCCGTCGTTTACCGGCCAAACCAAGGGCCGGTCATGGGCAGGTCTGGTCCTGGGTACTGACTACACATCAACAATGTGGCTAACATCACGCCAGCGCGGCGGTGTTGCCGGTGGGAACCCTCCCGCGCCCTGCAACAGGCAGTGGGGGAGTGACCGGAGGTGCGACGTGCTCCCAGGACGGCGACGAGACGGCCAGGACGGCCGAGTCGTGCGCGGAGGCCGGACAGCACGCGTCCTGGGCTCCCGTACGGTCTGGGCCGGTGTCGGTGACGGCGAGTTCTTCTGCCCCGGCTGTGGCGGAGACCGCAACTACCAGCGCCTGACAGGCCGTCGGCGCTTCACGTTCCTCGGCGTACCGATTCTGCCGCGCGGCGAGACCGGCCCGGTCGTCGAATGCGCCGCCTGCCAGAGCCACTTCGGCACGGACGTCCTCGACCACCCCACCACGACCCGCTTCTCCGCGATGCTCCGCGACGCGGTCCACACGGTCGCCCTCGCGGTCCTCGCCGCCGGCGGCACCCACGCCCGCCTCACCCTGGA
Protein-coding sequences here:
- the leuA gene encoding 2-isopropylmalate synthase encodes the protein MATSHSRANRQQPTSMPIHKYGRYEQVDISDRTWPGNRITVAPRWLSTDLRDGNQSLIDPMSPARKRSMFDLLVKMGYKEIEVGFPASGQTDFDFVRSIVEEPGAIPDDVTISVLTQAREDLIERTVESLKGAKRATVHLYNATAPVFRRVVFRGSKDDIKQIAVDGTRLVMEYAEKHLGPETEFGYQYSPEIFTDTELDFALEVCEAVMDVWQPGPGREIILNLPATVERSTPSTHADRFEWMGRNLTRREHVVLSIHPHNDRGTAVAAAELALMAGADRVEGCLFGQGERTGNVDLVTLGMNLFSQGVDPQIDFSDIDEIRRTWEYCNQMEVHPRHPYVGDLVYTSFSGSHQDAIKKGFDAMEADAAAKGVTVDDIEWAVPYLPIDPKDVGRSYEAVIRVNSQSGKGGIAYVLKNDHKLDLPRRMQIEFSKLIQAKTDAEGGEVTPKDIWAAFRDEYLPNPENPWGRIQVSTGQSTTDKDGVDTLTVEAEVDGVETTLVGTGNGPISAFFHALQGLDIDARLLDYTEHTMSEGASAQAASYIEVAIGDKVLWGIGIDANTTRASLKAVVSAVNRAGR
- a CDS encoding tellurite resistance TerB family protein, which produces MLPGRRRDGQDGRVVRGGRTARVLGSRTVWAGVGDGEFFCPGCGGDRNYQRLTGRRRFTFLGVPILPRGETGPVVECAACQSHFGTDVLDHPTTTRFSAMLRDAVHTVALAVLAAGGTHARLTLETAVTGVRAAGFDDCTENQLAALVEALAADTGRLFGPPCGPGLAIELHEALDPLAPHLAAPGRESILLQGARIALADGPYTPAERDVLATVGAALTICADDVTRLLATARTPS